The proteins below come from a single Camelus bactrianus isolate YW-2024 breed Bactrian camel chromosome 2, ASM4877302v1, whole genome shotgun sequence genomic window:
- the LOC141575016 gene encoding uncharacterized protein LOC141575016, producing the protein MRCKEVVWSPGLRDVLREGQTWKDSTSWERVACDHRTAESFSGPASGSCSGAAGREGPGRADGSRPRATGDTGRGEPGRRGGGLRRPGGPGARLPCRAGRAVAAERPTALAARTNSVSEEFRRRPGAGDRGASGVTPAAGRGQEPGASKARGASGACALQGGAGTRPSAQPRAGRVGPRGPGGAARPEGGVPLGLGPPGPETGPPVRLRERRAPPRLWAASRARGGPREASALSARCLFRAPRRPSSGRVGNSPGRVRAGFCPVFNLSRHRPWGGSGGLRRALGVVSFAVAKPHVTKEQQNLHCPWQTGAPFRALPPEPSLSFLDVLGSVLSA; encoded by the coding sequence ATGAGATGCAAGGAGGTCGTATGGTCCCCAGGGCTGAGGGATGTCCTGAGGGAAGGACAGACTTGGAAGGACTCGACCTCCTGGGAGAGGGTGGCCTGTGACCACCGGACAGCAGAGTCCTTCTCTGGTCCGGCCAGTGGGAGCTGCTCTGGAGCTGCGGGCAGGGAAGGTCCTGGGCGTGCAGATGGGAGCAGGCCACGGGCGACCGGGGACACGGGGCGCGGGGAGCCGGGCCGCAGGGGCGGAGGCCTTCGCCGCCCGGGGGGGCCCGGGGCCCGGCTGCCGTGTCGGGCAGGCCGGGCTGTGGCTGCGGAAAGGCCAACCGCGCTCGCGGCGAGGACGAACTCCGTCTCAGAGGAATTCCGCCGACGGCCGGGAGCAGGTGACCGGGGCGCGTCCGGGGTGACGCCGGCAGCCGGCAGAGGGCAGGAGCCTGGCGCCTCGAAGGCCCGCGGCGCGTCTGGGGCGTGCGCGCTGCAGGGGGGCGCCGGCACGCGCCCCTCGGCGCAGCCCCGCGCCGGCCGTGTGGGGCCGCGGGGCCCgggaggggcggcccggcccgaGGGAGGGGTCCCGCTCGGCCTCGGCCCGCCGGGCCCGGAGACAGGGCCTCCGGTGCGCCTGCGCGAGAGGCGCGCGCCGCCCCGGCTCTGGGCCGCCAGCCGGGCGCGAGGGGGCCCGCGAGAAGCCTCTGCGCTGTCGGCCCGCTGCCTCTTCCGGGCCCCCAGGCGGCCCTCCTCGGGCCGTGTTGGGAACAGCCCAGGGAGGGTCCGGGCCGGGTTCTGTCCCGTGTTTAACCTCTCCCGGCACAGGCCctggggcgggagcgggggcctGCGGAGGGCTCTCGGCGTCGTCAGCTTTGCTGTCGCAAAGCCTCACGTGACGAAGGAGCAGCAGAACCTCCACTGTCCCTGGCAAACAGGAGCTCCGTTCAGGGCCCTTCCCCCCGAACCGTCACTGTCGTTCCTGGATGTGCTGGGCTCCGTCCTGAGTGCTTGA